A single window of Bacteroidales bacterium DNA harbors:
- a CDS encoding putative molybdenum carrier protein: MKFPRNNVVIHSGGQTGVDRAALDFALCNDINCTGWCPQNRGAEDGPINFRYPLRQVYSSNPILRTELNVIDCDGTFIIIFDEMDQGTLMTQDFARLYEKPLFVWMIGNKNNDPGKFKRWLVQHNIKHLNIAGPRESFAPGIYQNTLELLERLLMDD, from the coding sequence GTGAAATTTCCAAGAAATAACGTGGTCATTCATTCTGGGGGTCAAACCGGTGTTGATCGCGCTGCACTGGATTTTGCCTTGTGTAATGATATCAATTGTACAGGCTGGTGCCCTCAAAACAGGGGCGCCGAAGACGGGCCAATCAATTTCAGGTACCCCCTGCGACAGGTGTATTCTTCTAATCCTATCTTGCGAACCGAACTCAATGTAATTGATTGCGACGGAACATTCATCATCATTTTCGATGAAATGGACCAGGGAACACTGATGACACAGGATTTTGCAAGATTGTACGAAAAACCTTTATTTGTATGGATGATTGGAAATAAAAACAACGATCCTGGAAAATTTAAAAGATGGCTGGTACAGCACAATATCAAGCATTTAAATATTGCTGGCCCCCGCGAAAGTTTTGCTCCCGGGATCTATCAAAATACACTGGAATTACTTGAGAGGTTGTTGATGGATGATTAG